Part of the Denticeps clupeoides chromosome 3, fDenClu1.1, whole genome shotgun sequence genome, ataaaatatgaaagggtaaaaaaagacagataaatatgagaataaaaaataaaactggtcataaaaaaagagacaaacaaGAACAAATCAGTAAAAAATGGTAAAATCCTGTAATTATAGttctttttaaaacatctaTTAATGTCATCTAATGTCAAATTATATGTAACAAGTAGCGTGaaagtgtgcaaatgtgtaaagtaaagcTGTGCAAATGACTGTGGGGATTGAGTCcaaaagtgattgaaagtgatggAGTGTATTAGAAttctgtcctatgaagtgttgtggttgttgagagctggtatagcctgtgggaagaagctccctctcattctctctgtgttgaaCTTCGTCcgggccctggtccagcaccgcttgctgtagatcgattgaaggtcagggagcttggtacagatgatgggttcagctgatcgaaccaccatcgggctcgcctgtcctgcatggtggagtttgtagtggctgtagTGGCTGTCTTAGGTGTACGGAGTACAgtagggggctcaaaacacagccctggggggctctagtgctgagagtgatttttttgtgattctGTACaaattgcgatattctacagagatgattctcatctctgctgacttgactaaagaaaacgctcgacaGCACCATCTGGTGCACGAAATATgtaaacaaaaatattgatattagaTGTCCCTGtgtcgatacaatatcaccatgtaaaatattgcaatatattgctgtatcaatattttctaacacccctagtgtGCAGCTTTACATGAAGCTTTTTTTTGCTCTAAAGTGACGTGTGGTGTAAAAACAaactcttctcctttttttttatcactattGTGCTATTGTAGAACTATTGTACTATCACTATTGTACAGTTGTACTGAACAAAGTACTATTCTAAATGACACCTCATTCAGCCATATAAAAGGGTATACGTTTTCTTATTATTCAGTATTCTGAgcataaatgtctttgtttttatttaatgatttctCTGTCAAAGATACCATTTTCCTTTTATTACTGAATGTCTATATGAACTATTTTTATTAACACTGTTTGATGTGGTTATGTGCTTTTAACATCCATTATTACCACATTTGAGATCAATTGCatcaaaaatgtaatcaaacacatgctcagaaaacacacacacaaaaacaggtacattttTATGATCACTTGTAAAAATGATTcaggaatatttattttttagagggaattgtttcagtgtttgttGTTGAATGGGGTCAGGAATGACCTCTTTAATTGGATAATGTAAATCATGATTCCAAAAAGGTTTTAGGCATGAAAAATTGGCGTATCCTCTGTAATTTGAGAAGTCAGACCAGTCAGGTGAAGATATGACATGAAGAAGGCAACTTGAGTCATGTTATCatggaaaaatatgttttttattttttctcaaaagGACCGTTTGATGCTCATGGTGACACTATGGGAAACTACAAGAAACTTTTGActtgaaggttaaaaaaaatagaagtaGATAAATAGAACTCTGATTATATGTGATCTTTTCTTAaacatttgcaaaaatgaccgGGAGAGGGACCATCAGATCCCTACCCCACATAAATATGTTGCAAGTCCATATTGTGTGTTTCTGCGTCCAAATCCAGCGTGATTGAGTTTGAAGGGACGGGATGTTCAGGAGTGAAACTAGACTATTCCAAATTTTGCCAGGTCACTGAGCTCCATGTCACCAAAAGCCTCCCATGGACACACGACGGTGAAATCTGCAGGAGAAAAGCATAATCTTTAATCAATTCTTATTACTAACAAACAGCTGTTGCTATGGTGATGCTCAAATGCGACTCTAAATTAAGTTGAAAACGTCACCTGTGCCAAGTCCCTCCATTCCAGGGATGTCATCACCAAACCTGAGtgacacaaatgacaaaaactttaAACAACATCAGCACATAAAAACTTTCAAACTTCAATTCAAACTTGATGCAGTCATCAACATTTAAACGCTTTCATCATAATCTGTTACGGCAACACCCATTCAAAAAATTGAATATAACTTCACATTCATAAAGGCCTTACCCTTTCTGACCAGGCCTGGGTGCCTTGCTCTTGAAGGTGCGAGTGGTCCTCTGCTTGAACCTGGGGGGTCCCTTCTTCTCCACAGGGGCAGCGACTCCGGTATCCATTACGACTGATGGCTGCAGGTCAGGAAGGTGGAGCCATTTATTCATCTGCCGCTGTTTCCCATATGATCTCCTCACACCTAATTACTTCAGATTAATGCGTGTTTCTGACGGCCTTAATCCGGCCCATCAGTGTGGCCCCAACCCAACCACACAAAGGCTAATATTAGGTCAGATTAGGTCAAATTCAGTTCAATCGCCTTTGTCTAATTCTGTCTAATTCACGTTCCCAGAATAACTCGCATGTTTACTAAATGTTAGGTTCTAGACTGGCATCTCTAGAACATCACCACAA contains:
- the LOC114786757 gene encoding retinal cone rhodopsin-sensitive cGMP 3',5'-cyclic phosphodiesterase subunit gamma-like, which gives rise to MDTGVAAPVEKKGPPRFKQRTTRTFKSKAPRPGQKGFGDDIPGMEGLGTDFTVVCPWEAFGDMELSDLAKFGIV